One bacterium genomic window, TCATCTACTATATTATCAACAGTCATTTTGCCATCTATTAGTTCCCAGATATTGGCGCCTACACTATTCAATGAATGCATATATGCAGTCTCACCGGGCACCACTATAACAACTTCGTCCATTATCCGCCTCCACGGACAATCTTCTCGTTCAAAAATTCTATTATCTTGTCTCATAATTTTATTTATATTACTTTGTTAAAACTTTGTCAAGTTTTTTTTGCTTGTTTTTTTGCTTTGTTGAATAATTCGCTTTACAAAACTTGCAACACCTTGATTGA contains:
- a CDS encoding PqqD family protein; amino-acid sequence: MRQDNRIFEREDCPWRRIMDEVVIVVPGETAYMHSLNSVGANIWELIDGKMTVDNIVDELLKRYKVTPERARKDLNELIDKLLEAKLIHKVK